A stretch of the Enterobacter mori genome encodes the following:
- a CDS encoding ABC transporter substrate-binding protein, whose protein sequence is MKPQTRTNFTLSLLTAAILCTSTASWAANVPAGTQLAEKQELVRNNGSEPSSLDPHKVESDVEFNIISDLFEGLVSVSPNGDIQPRLAEKWENKDNTVWTFHLRPGITWSDGTAMTAEDVVWSWQRLVDPKTASPYASYPGNMHIINAAEIAQGKQAPDKLGVKAINDTTLEVTLTQPNAAFLAMLAHPSLVPVDKVLIGRFGDKWTKPEHFVSSGAYKLSQWVVNERIVAERNPRYWDNPHTVINKVTYLPITSEASDVNRYKAGEIDIVYTVPINQFAQLKKTLGSELDVSPQLATYWYEFNTTRPPFNDARVRRALNMALDKDIIAEKVLGQGQRPAWLVSQPDIGGITLKNPDYASWPMEKRIAEAKKLLDEAGFNASHPLSFNLLYNTSESHQRIAIAASSMWKKNLGVEAKLQNQEWKTMLDTMHTHNFDVVRYAWIADYDDAATFLNNYRTGDSENTSQYSNPEYDQALVNAAKAKTPEERGKFYQQAEDLLGRDVPAIPVYHYVRTHLVKPWVGGFTPDKLGYYYTKDMYIKKH, encoded by the coding sequence ATGAAACCACAAACACGCACTAACTTTACACTCTCTTTGTTAACCGCGGCCATACTGTGCACCAGCACGGCAAGCTGGGCGGCTAACGTGCCGGCAGGAACGCAACTGGCAGAGAAGCAGGAACTGGTCAGGAACAACGGCAGTGAACCTTCATCGCTTGACCCGCATAAAGTCGAAAGCGATGTCGAATTCAATATTATCAGCGATTTATTCGAAGGGCTGGTCAGCGTTTCTCCGAACGGTGATATCCAGCCGCGGCTGGCGGAGAAATGGGAGAACAAAGACAACACCGTCTGGACGTTCCATCTGCGTCCTGGCATCACCTGGAGCGACGGTACCGCCATGACTGCAGAAGATGTGGTCTGGAGCTGGCAGCGTCTGGTCGACCCAAAAACCGCCTCGCCGTACGCCAGCTATCCTGGCAACATGCACATCATCAACGCCGCAGAGATTGCGCAGGGTAAACAAGCGCCCGATAAACTGGGCGTGAAAGCCATCAACGACACCACGCTTGAAGTCACGCTCACCCAGCCAAATGCCGCTTTCCTGGCGATGCTGGCGCACCCCTCGCTGGTGCCAGTGGATAAAGTGCTGATTGGTCGTTTCGGAGATAAATGGACCAAACCCGAGCATTTCGTCAGCAGCGGTGCTTATAAACTGTCGCAGTGGGTGGTCAACGAGCGCATTGTGGCCGAGCGCAACCCGCGCTACTGGGATAACCCGCATACCGTTATCAATAAAGTGACGTACCTGCCCATTACCTCTGAAGCCTCGGATGTGAACCGCTATAAGGCCGGTGAAATCGACATCGTTTATACGGTGCCGATCAATCAGTTCGCGCAGCTCAAGAAAACGCTGGGCAGCGAACTGGATGTTTCTCCACAGCTTGCCACGTACTGGTATGAGTTCAACACCACTCGTCCACCGTTTAATGATGCTCGCGTGCGTAGGGCGCTGAACATGGCGCTGGATAAAGACATCATCGCGGAGAAAGTCTTAGGGCAGGGGCAACGTCCGGCGTGGCTCGTCAGCCAGCCGGATATCGGCGGTATCACGCTAAAAAACCCGGATTACGCCAGCTGGCCGATGGAAAAACGCATTGCCGAAGCCAAAAAACTGCTGGACGAAGCCGGTTTTAACGCCAGCCACCCGCTGAGCTTTAATCTGCTCTACAACACGTCTGAATCGCACCAGCGCATTGCCATCGCGGCCAGCTCAATGTGGAAGAAAAATCTCGGCGTGGAGGCGAAGCTGCAAAATCAGGAGTGGAAAACCATGCTGGATACCATGCACACCCACAACTTTGACGTGGTGCGCTACGCCTGGATTGCGGATTACGATGATGCGGCGACGTTCCTCAACAACTACCGTACCGGAGACAGCGAAAACACCAGCCAGTACAGCAACCCTGAGTATGACCAGGCGTTAGTCAATGCAGCGAAAGCGAAAACGCCGGAAGAGCGCGGCAAGTTCTACCAGCAGGCAGAGGATCTTTTAGGGCGCGACGTGCCTGCGATCCCGGTCTATCACTACGTGCGTACGCACCTGGTGAAACCCTGGGTGGGCGGATTCACGCCGGATAAGCTGGGGTACTACTACACCAAAGATATGTACATCAAGAAGCACTAA
- a CDS encoding alpha/beta fold hydrolase yields MAFVTTKDGVNIFYKDWGSKEAQPIVFHHGWPLSADDWDNQMLFFLAEGYRVIAIDRRGHGRSDQVSEGHDMDHYASDASAVVESLDLHNAVHVGHSTGGGQVARYVAQYGQPQGRVAKAVLVSAVPPLMVKTDANPGGTPIEVFDGFRKALAANRAQFYLDVASGPFYGFNRDGADVSQGTIQNWWRQGMIGSARAHYEGIKAFSETDQTEDLKAITVPVLVLQGDDDQVVPYKNASLLQDKLLANSVLKIYPGFPHGMHTTHADTINADILAFIRS; encoded by the coding sequence ATGGCATTCGTAACAACGAAAGACGGCGTCAACATTTTCTACAAAGACTGGGGTTCAAAAGAGGCGCAACCCATTGTTTTCCACCACGGCTGGCCTTTGAGCGCCGATGACTGGGATAACCAGATGCTCTTCTTCCTTGCGGAAGGCTATCGCGTTATCGCTATCGACCGTCGTGGCCATGGGCGCTCGGATCAGGTGAGTGAAGGCCACGATATGGATCATTATGCCTCCGATGCGTCGGCCGTGGTTGAAAGCCTGGACCTGCACAACGCCGTGCACGTCGGCCACTCCACCGGTGGCGGCCAGGTCGCCCGCTATGTTGCGCAGTACGGGCAACCGCAGGGGCGCGTCGCCAAAGCGGTGCTCGTCAGCGCCGTCCCGCCTCTGATGGTAAAAACGGACGCTAACCCCGGTGGGACGCCCATTGAGGTTTTCGACGGCTTCCGCAAAGCGCTGGCGGCTAACCGCGCCCAGTTTTACCTCGACGTCGCCAGCGGTCCTTTCTACGGCTTTAATCGGGACGGGGCCGACGTGTCGCAGGGCACCATTCAGAACTGGTGGCGTCAGGGAATGATCGGAAGTGCCAGGGCTCACTATGAGGGAATTAAGGCGTTTTCAGAGACCGACCAGACGGAGGATTTAAAAGCCATCACGGTGCCCGTACTGGTGCTGCAGGGCGACGACGATCAGGTCGTGCCGTATAAAAATGCCTCGCTACTGCAGGACAAGCTGCTGGCGAACAGCGTACTGAAAATTTATCCGGGCTTCCCGCACGGGATGCATACCACCCATGCGGATACCATCAACGCGGACATTCTGGCCTTTATCCGCTCTTAG
- a CDS encoding PDR/VanB family oxidoreductase, which translates to MLSVIVDGLWREGDKSLAVRLVSEDGKALPPWQPGAHIDVHLPCGVVRQYSLTGACEDESYLICVGRETASRGGSRYVHETLRPGQKLTISAPRNLFPLAQAERVLLLAAGIGITPLYAMALQMKAAGTPFTLHYYIRNRESAAFARELSQCGECIIHTASPRTTLGEHLPVPEVGFHAWVCGPAGFMEKVREVAIAKGWDDAHLHSEAFQPAAPVTSGVAGEIFTVKLASTGERWPVPADKTIAQVLQENGVDVPLSCEMGICGACLTPVVDGVVDHRDSVQSEAEKGAPKQLVALCCSRSHTGELVIAL; encoded by the coding sequence ATGCTGAGCGTGATTGTTGACGGGCTGTGGCGTGAGGGTGACAAAAGCCTCGCCGTCAGGCTGGTGTCTGAAGACGGTAAAGCACTGCCGCCGTGGCAGCCCGGCGCGCACATTGATGTCCACCTGCCCTGCGGCGTGGTGCGCCAATATTCCCTGACCGGGGCCTGTGAGGACGAGAGCTATCTTATCTGCGTGGGCCGGGAAACCGCCTCGCGCGGCGGGTCGCGCTACGTTCACGAGACGCTGCGTCCCGGGCAGAAGCTGACGATCTCGGCCCCGCGCAATCTGTTTCCGCTTGCTCAGGCAGAGCGGGTTTTGCTGCTGGCGGCGGGCATTGGCATTACGCCGCTGTATGCGATGGCCCTGCAGATGAAGGCGGCCGGAACACCGTTTACGCTGCACTATTACATCAGAAACCGCGAAAGCGCGGCGTTTGCGCGCGAACTCTCGCAGTGCGGTGAGTGCATCATTCATACCGCCAGTCCGCGTACAACGCTGGGTGAGCATCTTCCGGTGCCGGAGGTGGGATTTCATGCCTGGGTGTGTGGACCAGCGGGTTTTATGGAAAAAGTGCGAGAGGTGGCTATAGCGAAGGGATGGGATGACGCCCATCTTCACAGCGAGGCGTTTCAGCCTGCAGCCCCTGTCACAAGCGGTGTCGCGGGCGAGATCTTTACGGTCAAACTGGCCTCCACCGGCGAGCGTTGGCCGGTGCCTGCGGATAAAACTATCGCCCAGGTGCTGCAGGAAAACGGCGTGGACGTTCCGCTATCGTGTGAAATGGGGATCTGCGGCGCGTGCCTGACGCCGGTGGTCGACGGCGTGGTGGATCACCGGGATAGCGTGCAGTCGGAGGCGGAAAAAGGCGCGCCAAAACAGCTGGTGGCGCTGTGCTGTTCGCGGAGCCATACGGGGGAACTGGTGATTGCGTTGTAA
- the hpxD gene encoding molybdenum cofactor-independent xanthine hydroxylase subunit HpxD, whose amino-acid sequence MKREPTPPAHCTFEPEDWLRLAKCWHPVARACDVGPAPVKATLLDEQLVIYRIHDQVVVARDVCPHRGVPLTLGFHDEHGIICPYHGLRFGEDGRCNRIPSSPDQPVPAKLNLINYAVEERFGLIWTCLAFDPDNPAPLPTMPHWNDDGFQQINCPAFEVNGFAGRQVEGFLDVAHFAWIHTDTFADPDNQLVPAYQPHETAFGFVADYWSSVSNYPASSGVQAPEGFQWLRHFEMHLPFTATLTIHFPGESRLAIMNAASPVSSRVTRMFAPIARNFDLHIPVEDVHAFNLRIFEEDRLMVETQRPESLPLDLTLEAHIPADKSSIAYRRGLKKMGFGEFFLV is encoded by the coding sequence ATGAAAAGAGAACCTACTCCACCCGCCCACTGCACGTTTGAGCCAGAGGACTGGCTGCGCCTGGCGAAATGCTGGCATCCGGTTGCACGCGCCTGCGATGTCGGCCCGGCGCCCGTCAAGGCGACCCTGCTGGATGAACAGCTGGTGATTTACCGGATCCACGACCAGGTCGTGGTCGCCCGTGACGTCTGCCCGCACCGCGGCGTGCCGCTGACGCTCGGCTTTCACGATGAGCACGGGATTATCTGCCCCTATCACGGCTTACGCTTCGGGGAGGACGGCCGCTGCAACCGTATTCCGTCCAGCCCCGACCAGCCCGTTCCGGCGAAGCTGAACCTGATTAACTACGCCGTGGAGGAGCGCTTCGGGCTGATCTGGACCTGTCTGGCCTTTGACCCGGACAATCCTGCTCCGCTGCCCACCATGCCGCACTGGAATGACGACGGATTTCAGCAGATCAACTGCCCGGCGTTTGAGGTGAACGGCTTCGCCGGGCGTCAGGTGGAAGGGTTTCTGGACGTGGCGCACTTTGCGTGGATCCATACTGATACCTTTGCCGATCCCGATAATCAGCTTGTGCCCGCCTATCAGCCGCACGAGACCGCATTTGGCTTTGTCGCCGATTACTGGAGCTCCGTGAGCAACTATCCTGCCAGTTCTGGTGTGCAGGCCCCGGAAGGCTTCCAGTGGCTGCGCCATTTTGAAATGCATCTGCCCTTTACCGCCACGCTGACGATTCATTTTCCGGGAGAATCGCGACTGGCGATCATGAACGCCGCGTCGCCCGTGTCATCGCGCGTGACCCGCATGTTCGCCCCTATTGCACGCAATTTTGACCTGCATATTCCGGTGGAAGATGTGCATGCCTTTAACCTACGGATTTTTGAAGAGGATCGGCTGATGGTGGAAACCCAGCGCCCGGAAAGCCTGCCGCTGGATCTGACGCTGGAGGCTCATATCCCGGCGGATAAAAGCTCGATTGCCTACCGCCGGGGACTAAAGAAGATGGGCTTCGGCGAATTTTTCCTGGTATGA
- the hpxO gene encoding FAD-dependent urate hydroxylase HpxO, which translates to MKAIVIGAGIGGLSAAVALKKAGIDCTLFEAVSEIRPVGAAISIWPNGVKCMQHLGMGDIIETYGGPMRFMAYKDYRRGETLTRFSLAPLIERTGGRPCPVSRAELQREMLDFWGRDKVQFGKRVEHVHEDDAGVSVTFTDGTTATGDFLIAADGSHSAVRPYVLGYTPERRYAGYVNWNGLVKIDEEIAPAHQWTTFVGEGKRVSLMPVSSGRFYFFFDVPLPAGLAEDRTTLLADLTGYFRGWAPPVQKLIAALDPETTNRIEIHDIEPFDSLVRGNVALLGDAAHSTTPDIGQGGCAAMEDAVVLGECLRENHSITLALRQYEALRCDRVRDLVLKARKRCDVTHGKDMALTQAWYQELKEETGERIINGLCETIQGGPLG; encoded by the coding sequence ATGAAAGCAATCGTTATTGGTGCGGGAATTGGCGGCCTGAGCGCCGCCGTCGCGCTGAAGAAAGCGGGCATCGACTGTACCTTGTTTGAAGCCGTAAGCGAGATCAGGCCCGTCGGGGCGGCCATCTCCATCTGGCCGAACGGCGTGAAATGCATGCAGCACCTCGGCATGGGCGACATCATCGAGACCTACGGCGGTCCGATGCGTTTTATGGCCTACAAGGATTACCGGCGCGGCGAGACCCTGACCCGCTTTAGCCTTGCCCCGCTGATTGAGCGTACCGGCGGGCGTCCCTGCCCCGTCTCGCGTGCTGAACTCCAGCGCGAAATGCTGGACTTCTGGGGTCGCGACAAGGTGCAGTTCGGCAAGCGCGTGGAACACGTCCATGAAGACGATGCAGGCGTGAGCGTGACCTTTACCGATGGCACCACGGCAACAGGCGATTTTCTGATTGCCGCCGACGGCAGCCACTCTGCCGTGCGCCCGTATGTGCTGGGCTATACGCCGGAACGCCGCTACGCCGGGTACGTAAACTGGAACGGGCTGGTGAAGATTGACGAAGAGATCGCCCCGGCTCACCAGTGGACCACCTTCGTTGGCGAAGGAAAACGCGTGTCGCTGATGCCCGTCTCCAGCGGACGGTTTTACTTCTTTTTTGATGTGCCCCTGCCCGCGGGCCTGGCGGAGGACCGTACTACCCTGCTCGCCGATCTCACGGGCTACTTCCGCGGCTGGGCGCCGCCGGTGCAGAAGCTTATCGCGGCGCTGGATCCTGAAACCACCAACCGCATTGAAATCCACGATATTGAGCCGTTCGACAGCCTGGTCCGCGGCAACGTCGCGCTGCTCGGTGATGCCGCGCACAGCACCACGCCGGATATCGGCCAGGGCGGCTGCGCGGCGATGGAAGACGCCGTGGTGCTGGGGGAATGCCTGCGTGAAAATCACAGCATTACGCTGGCGCTGCGGCAGTACGAAGCGCTGCGCTGTGACCGGGTGCGCGACCTGGTGCTGAAGGCGCGTAAACGCTGCGACGTCACCCACGGCAAAGACATGGCGCTGACGCAGGCCTGGTATCAGGAGCTCAAAGAGGAGACCGGAGAGCGCATCATCAACGGTCTGTGCGAGACCATTCAGGGCGGCCCGTTAGGCTGA
- the uraD gene encoding 2-oxo-4-hydroxy-4-carboxy-5-ureidoimidazoline decarboxylase gives MIALHDFNHLPEIDALALLHPCVALPGWAEALVRGRPYSSRSEVFSTAKALTQNWDDAALAQALSAHPRIGEKPAGSQAEAALSRQEQGAVNEGDADLAQALREGNARYEARFGRVFLIRAKGRSGEDILQALHTRLENSDAQEIRAALEQLREITLLRLEGVISE, from the coding sequence ATGATCGCACTGCACGACTTCAATCATCTTCCTGAGATAGACGCTCTCGCGCTGCTCCACCCCTGCGTGGCGCTCCCCGGCTGGGCTGAGGCACTGGTTCGCGGGCGGCCTTACTCGAGCCGGAGTGAAGTGTTCAGCACGGCGAAAGCGCTGACGCAAAACTGGGACGACGCGGCGCTAGCGCAAGCCCTGAGCGCCCATCCGCGCATCGGGGAAAAGCCCGCAGGTTCACAGGCGGAGGCGGCGCTGTCGCGTCAGGAGCAGGGCGCGGTGAATGAAGGCGATGCTGACCTTGCCCAGGCGCTGCGCGAGGGGAATGCCCGCTACGAAGCTCGCTTCGGGCGCGTCTTTCTGATCCGCGCGAAGGGCCGCAGCGGCGAGGACATTTTACAGGCGCTGCACACGCGGCTTGAGAACAGCGATGCGCAGGAAATCCGTGCCGCGCTGGAACAGCTACGGGAAATTACGTTACTCCGTCTGGAAGGAGTCATTAGCGAATGA
- the uraH gene encoding hydroxyisourate hydrolase encodes MSTLSTHILDISTGKPAEGVTVHLEREGEIMATGVTNVNGRITEFVPFLPKGRYRLVAEIGAWFSETGRDTLYPCAQIDFVTGETAGEHFHLPFVIAPGGWSTYRGS; translated from the coding sequence ATGAGCACACTCAGCACCCATATTCTGGATATCTCGACGGGTAAGCCCGCTGAGGGCGTGACGGTTCATCTCGAACGGGAGGGCGAAATCATGGCGACGGGCGTGACCAACGTAAATGGTCGTATCACCGAATTTGTCCCTTTCCTGCCAAAAGGCCGCTATCGGCTGGTGGCGGAGATCGGCGCGTGGTTTAGCGAAACCGGTCGCGATACGCTCTACCCCTGCGCGCAAATTGATTTTGTGACGGGAGAAACGGCGGGTGAGCACTTCCACCTGCCGTTTGTGATTGCGCCCGGCGGGTGGTCAACCTACCGGGGGAGTTGA
- the guaD gene encoding guanine deaminase translates to MDYQTAIRGAFFDIAQVCDSADAIARHARYLEDGLLFIQSGKILAQMPWQEGEQYLDPHKGYTDLRGRLLLPGFVDTHVHYPQTEMIGAFGEQLLEWLTTYTFPVESQFSDEAYATEIAQFFINQLVSNGTTTALVFCTLHPESVEALFTEALRLNMRLIAGKVMMDRHTPDYLSEDAKQSYRQTRELIQRWHHRGRLGYAITPRFAPTSSPELLAAVSLLREEFPDTWLQTHLSENPNEVAWVSDLWPEHERYLDVYHHYGLTGERSVFAHAIHLHHSEWQCLHDTGSAVAFCPTSNLFLGSGLFRLPACWQHKVRMGIGTDVGAGTTFSMLRTLGEAYKVGQLQSYRLRASEAFYHATLGGAHALRLDDKIGNFTPGKEADFVVIDPGVTPLQRLRNRRCQDIYEQLFVLMTLGDERNISETWVNGERVWSTPPVG, encoded by the coding sequence ATGGATTACCAGACAGCGATCCGCGGCGCATTTTTTGATATTGCCCAGGTCTGCGACAGCGCAGACGCGATTGCCCGGCACGCGCGCTACCTTGAGGACGGGCTGCTGTTTATACAGAGCGGGAAAATTCTGGCGCAGATGCCGTGGCAGGAGGGCGAGCAGTATCTTGACCCTCACAAGGGCTACACCGACCTGCGCGGCAGGCTGCTGCTGCCCGGTTTTGTCGACACCCACGTCCATTATCCGCAAACGGAGATGATCGGCGCCTTTGGCGAACAGCTGCTGGAGTGGCTGACCACCTACACTTTCCCGGTGGAGAGCCAGTTTTCCGATGAGGCCTACGCGACAGAGATCGCCCAATTCTTTATTAACCAGCTGGTAAGCAACGGCACCACTACCGCACTGGTGTTTTGCACGCTGCATCCGGAATCGGTCGAGGCGCTGTTTACCGAAGCCCTGCGCCTCAACATGCGCCTTATCGCCGGAAAGGTGATGATGGACAGACACACGCCGGACTACCTGAGCGAAGACGCGAAGCAGAGCTACCGGCAGACGCGGGAGCTGATTCAGCGCTGGCACCACCGGGGCCGGCTGGGCTATGCGATTACGCCGCGCTTTGCCCCGACCTCATCACCCGAACTGCTGGCGGCGGTCAGCCTGCTCAGAGAGGAGTTCCCGGACACCTGGCTGCAGACCCACCTGAGCGAAAACCCCAACGAAGTGGCCTGGGTGAGCGACCTCTGGCCGGAACATGAGCGCTATCTGGACGTGTATCACCACTACGGCCTGACCGGCGAGCGCAGCGTGTTTGCCCACGCGATTCATCTTCACCACAGCGAGTGGCAATGTCTGCATGACACCGGCTCGGCGGTGGCGTTTTGCCCCACCTCTAACCTGTTTCTCGGCAGCGGACTGTTTCGCCTGCCCGCCTGCTGGCAGCACAAGGTCCGGATGGGCATCGGCACCGACGTCGGTGCGGGCACCACCTTCAGCATGCTGCGCACCCTGGGCGAAGCCTACAAGGTGGGCCAGCTTCAGAGCTATCGCCTGCGCGCCAGCGAGGCGTTTTACCACGCCACGCTGGGCGGCGCGCACGCCCTCAGGCTGGACGATAAGATTGGCAACTTCACGCCCGGCAAAGAGGCGGATTTCGTGGTTATCGATCCTGGCGTAACCCCGCTGCAGCGCCTGCGCAATCGCCGCTGTCAGGATATCTACGAGCAGCTTTTTGTGCTGATGACCCTGGGCGACGAGCGCAACATCAGCGAGACCTGGGTAAACGGCGAACGGGTATGGTCAACTCCCCCGGTAGGTTGA